In Cryptomeria japonica chromosome 10, Sugi_1.0, whole genome shotgun sequence, a genomic segment contains:
- the LOC131079669 gene encoding phospholipase A1-Igamma1, chloroplastic-like produces the protein MVPNLKAEALRYGNLAQLCYDAFGGKSYSKNYGTCYHSKRDLFNKMGMSESGYQVTKYIYANTDVLDQVFGEKPKDQGVWLGFIAVCTDPKEIRRCERTGKDQGHHFADGVLIVRGFLSCYTSTLRHRQGAAGATANISTRDLVVSEIERLLQVYEKEMDNLSITFTGHSLGAALATLSAYDIKQMLCTKHNFHQIPVTVFAFASPRVGNLAFAKRVEKIGIKVLRFVNKRDVVPKVPGVFMNENMGCLSKLLHWLPWTYFHVGVELPLHNNSPFIQHTHNLAYFHNLELYLHLLDGYVGSKQPFSWSGRDHALVNKSCDLWREKYEIPPKWWQQQNKGLVKAPDGKWTQASIRLEEE, from the exons ATGGTTCCCAATTTGAAAGCTGAAGCTCTCAGATATGGGAATTTGGCACAGCTTTGTTACGACGCATTTGGTGGCAAAAGCTACTCCAAAAACTACGGCACATGTTATCACAGTAAAAGAGATCTGTTCAATAAGATGGGCATGTCTGAAAGTGGCTACCAAGTCACTAAATATATTTACGCCAATACTGATGTGTTAGATCAAGTTTTTGGTGAGAAACCAAAAGACCAAGGTGTTTGGTTGGGTTTTATTGCAGTTTGCACGGACCCAAAAGAGATAAGAAG ATGCGAGAGGACAGGCAAAGACCAAGGGCATCATTTCGCGGATGGAGTACTAATTGTGAGAGGATTCCTGAGCTGCTATACTTCAACTCTCCGTCACCGTCAAGGTGCTGCAGGAGCCACTGCGAACATCAGCACCAGAGATTTGGTAGTCTCGGAGATAGAACGATTGCTTCAAGTTTATGAAAAAGAGATGGACAATTTAAGCATAACATTTACGGGACACAGCTTAGGAGCTGCTCTTGCAACCTTGAGCGCTTATGATATCAAACAAATGCTTTGCACTAAGCATAATTTTCATCAAATTCCTGTTACCGTCTTCGCTTTTGCCTCTCCCCGGGTAGGAAATCTTGCGTTTGCTAAACGGGTGGAGAAGATTGGAATCAAAGTGCTGAGGTTTGTTAACAAGCGTGACGTGGTTCCCAAAGTGCCCGGAGTTTTTATGAACGAGAACATGGGATGCCTCAGCAAATTGCTGCATTGGCTTCCGTGGACATACTTTCATGTTGGCGTCGAGCTTCCCTTACACAACAATTCCCCATTCATTCAGCACACCCATAATCTTGCCTACTTTCATAATTTAGAGCTCTACTTGCATTTACTGGACGGGTACGTTGGAAGTAAGCAGCCGTTTTCTTGGAGTGGAAGAGATCATGCTCTGGTTAATAAGAGCTGTGATTTATGGCGCGAGAAATATGAAATTCCTCCAAAATGGTGGCAGCAACAGAACAAGGGTCTCGTTAAAGCTCCAGATGGCAAATGGACGCAGGCATCGATAAGATTAGAAGAGGAATAA